The Arthrobacter sp. NicSoilC5 genome has a window encoding:
- the prfB gene encoding peptide chain release factor 2 yields the protein MANIDFSAEIRALRATYESIERVTDVEALKEDIAELSERAGEPNLWDDPAAAQKVTSRLSHRQSELERLTNLESRIDDLEVLVELGQDEDDADSMGEAAAELESIKKALKDLEVVTLLSGEYDEREAVVSIRAGAGGVDAADFAEMLMRMYLRWAERHGYPTTVMDTSYAEEAGLKSATFEVKAPYAYGTLSVEAGTHRLVRISPFDNQGRRQTSFAAVEVIPLIEQTDSIEIPDNEIRVDVFRSSGPGGQSVNTTDSAVRLTHIPTGTVVSMQNEKSQLQNRAAAMRVLQSRLLLLKKEQEDAEKKALAGDVKASWGDQMRSYVLNPYQMVKDLRTEHEVGNTSAVFDGEIDDFIDAGIRWRTDNRNAEK from the coding sequence ATGGCCAATATTGATTTTTCCGCTGAAATCCGCGCGCTCCGCGCCACCTACGAGTCCATCGAACGCGTCACCGACGTGGAGGCGCTCAAGGAAGACATCGCCGAACTCAGCGAGCGGGCGGGGGAGCCGAACCTTTGGGACGATCCCGCGGCCGCGCAGAAAGTCACTTCCAGGCTGTCCCACCGCCAGTCTGAACTGGAGCGCCTCACTAACCTGGAGTCCCGGATCGACGACCTCGAGGTCCTGGTGGAACTCGGGCAGGACGAGGACGACGCCGACTCGATGGGGGAGGCCGCTGCCGAACTCGAGTCCATCAAGAAGGCCCTCAAGGACCTGGAAGTGGTCACCCTGCTGTCCGGCGAATACGACGAACGCGAAGCTGTGGTCTCCATCAGGGCCGGTGCGGGCGGCGTGGACGCGGCGGACTTCGCCGAAATGCTCATGCGCATGTACCTCCGCTGGGCTGAGCGGCACGGGTACCCCACCACGGTCATGGATACCTCCTACGCGGAGGAAGCCGGACTGAAGTCAGCCACTTTTGAGGTGAAGGCGCCGTATGCGTACGGCACGCTCAGCGTGGAAGCCGGCACCCACCGCCTTGTCAGGATCAGCCCGTTCGACAACCAGGGACGCCGCCAGACGTCGTTCGCAGCCGTTGAAGTCATTCCGCTGATCGAGCAGACAGACTCGATCGAAATCCCGGACAACGAAATCAGGGTGGACGTATTCCGTTCCTCCGGCCCGGGCGGCCAATCGGTCAACACCACCGACTCCGCCGTCCGCCTCACCCACATCCCCACCGGCACCGTGGTCTCCATGCAGAACGAGAAATCGCAGCTGCAGAACCGCGCAGCTGCCATGCGCGTTCTGCAGTCCCGGCTCCTGCTGCTGAAGAAGGAACAGGAGGACGCGGAAAAGAAGGCGCTGGCCGGCGACGTCAAGGCCTCCTGGGGCGACCAGATGCGCTCCTATGTCCTGAACCCGTACCAAATGGTGAAGGACCTGCGCACCGAACACGAGGTGGGCAATACGTCCGCGGTGTTCGACGGCGAGATTGACGATTTCATCGACGCGGGCATCCGCTGGCGTACTGACAACCGCAACGCTGAAAAGTAG
- a CDS encoding pilus assembly protein TadG-related protein yields MKRREPDENGQLMVMILGYVVLALLVATVVIGISAVYLEHKRLLSLADGASLAAADSYTLGEVSTQGGSPSAVLNPSRVRNVAADFVARSPASQRFSSLTVAGATGTPDGSTAVVVLTAAVHPPVVNFLIPDGIPIEATSTARSRLTR; encoded by the coding sequence ATGAAGCGCAGGGAACCGGACGAGAACGGCCAGTTGATGGTCATGATCCTCGGCTATGTGGTCCTGGCGCTCCTGGTGGCGACGGTGGTCATCGGAATATCCGCCGTCTATCTGGAGCACAAGCGCCTGCTGTCCCTGGCGGACGGGGCCTCGCTTGCTGCTGCGGACAGCTACACGCTGGGGGAAGTCTCAACACAGGGCGGCAGCCCCTCGGCAGTCCTCAACCCTTCCCGCGTCCGGAACGTGGCAGCCGACTTCGTTGCCAGGAGCCCTGCCTCGCAACGTTTCTCCAGCCTTACCGTCGCGGGGGCAACGGGTACGCCGGACGGTTCCACCGCCGTCGTGGTCCTCACAGCGGCCGTCCACCCGCCTGTGGTGAATTTCCTGATACCCGACGGCATCCCCATTGAAGCGACGTCAACCGCGCGCTCGCGGTTGACCCGGTAG
- a CDS encoding TadE family protein, which produces MRRAAPRTAEQPALSRAGEQGSAVVDFVLIGGLLTMFFLAIVQLTLVLHVRNTLIDAAASGARYGTLADRNASDAEERTRSLISVALTPGFAEHISTQEVDVHGMRSLEVTVRSPMPVIGLIGPRDLLEVKGHAAVQP; this is translated from the coding sequence ATGAGGAGGGCTGCTCCCCGCACGGCTGAGCAGCCGGCGCTGTCCCGGGCAGGCGAGCAGGGATCGGCCGTGGTGGACTTCGTCCTGATTGGCGGGCTGCTGACGATGTTCTTCCTGGCGATAGTCCAGTTAACGCTGGTCCTCCACGTCAGGAACACCCTCATCGATGCTGCCGCCTCCGGGGCGCGGTACGGAACCCTCGCTGACCGCAATGCCTCCGACGCCGAAGAACGGACCCGCAGCCTCATAAGCGTGGCCCTCACCCCGGGCTTCGCGGAACACATCAGTACCCAGGAAGTGGACGTCCACGGCATGCGCTCTCTGGAAGTCACGGTCCGCTCTCCCATGCCTGTCATTGGCCTCATTGGACCCCGGGACCTGCTGGAGGTGAAGGGACATGCAGCCGTTCAGCCCTGA
- a CDS encoding type II secretion system F family protein: MILSSPAAVACGIGLGLGLWLVIFRSPPMRPLTLSERIEPQLKSQNLESRLLRAGEQNLTPFGPLERILRPVFRDWLSALGRLNPSPGATSRRLAQAGINKSPIDFRAEQLLWAAAGFVFSLTVILIGAAAGRFSPFLAAGVIIGSAAAGFVLRDYWLGVQVRRRETRMMAEFPSLAELMALAVGAGESATGALDRVCRSAKGELSKEFSKILAETRAGKPLVLALQEFSARTDLAPLVRFVDGIIVAVERGTPLADVLRAQAQDVRDSAKRDLMEAAGKKEIAMMVPLVFGVLPLTVVFAVFPGLAAINLGF; this comes from the coding sequence ATGATTCTCTCTTCTCCTGCAGCGGTGGCTTGTGGAATCGGCCTCGGCCTGGGGTTGTGGCTCGTGATTTTCCGGTCCCCTCCGATGCGCCCCCTGACACTGTCGGAGCGGATTGAGCCCCAACTGAAGTCGCAGAACCTGGAGTCGCGACTCCTTCGCGCCGGCGAGCAGAACCTCACGCCATTCGGCCCCCTTGAACGGATCCTCCGTCCCGTCTTCCGCGACTGGCTGTCCGCACTGGGAAGACTCAACCCCTCGCCAGGGGCCACCTCGCGGCGGCTTGCCCAGGCTGGAATCAACAAGTCACCCATCGACTTCCGAGCCGAGCAGTTGCTGTGGGCCGCGGCCGGTTTCGTTTTTTCGCTCACCGTCATCCTCATTGGTGCCGCAGCGGGCAGGTTCAGCCCTTTCCTCGCGGCCGGGGTGATCATTGGCAGTGCTGCAGCGGGCTTTGTGCTGCGCGATTACTGGCTCGGCGTCCAGGTCCGGCGACGGGAAACCCGGATGATGGCAGAGTTCCCCAGCCTTGCCGAACTAATGGCCCTGGCGGTCGGCGCAGGGGAGAGCGCGACAGGCGCCCTGGACCGCGTCTGCAGAAGTGCGAAAGGCGAACTGTCCAAGGAATTCTCGAAGATCCTCGCGGAGACAAGGGCAGGCAAGCCCCTGGTTCTGGCCTTGCAGGAGTTCTCCGCGCGAACCGACCTTGCACCGCTGGTCAGGTTCGTCGACGGCATCATCGTCGCGGTGGAACGGGGCACACCCCTCGCAGACGTGCTCCGCGCCCAGGCGCAGGACGTACGCGATTCAGCGAAGCGCGACCTCATGGAAGCCGCAGGGAAGAAGGAGATCGCGATGATGGTCCCGCTGGTTTTCGGAGTGCTTCCCCTGACCGTGGTCTTCGCGGTGTTCCCCGGTCTCGCGGCCATCAACCTGGGCTTCTGA
- a CDS encoding type II secretion system F family protein: MTATLVGTVAGVGFFLIWWSCWETPSRGQRERKPGRLGDLLAAAGVDKVSARGLVGTCLGLGIFVALLFYALSRSWPIAGCFGLFGAWLPITILRWRARKRTAMLRQLWPDVVDHLRSAIRAGLPLPEALIQLGDKGPEELRPLFREFGADYRAGGQFDGSLNKLKQRLADPVADRIIEALRLTREVGGSDLGKLLGTLAEFLRENARTRSELEARQSWTINAARLAVAAPWIVMILLATRPEAIQAYNTPMGAAVLLGGLVVSLVCYTIMLKIGALPQDERVLR; the protein is encoded by the coding sequence ATGACGGCCACGCTGGTGGGAACGGTCGCCGGGGTTGGCTTCTTCCTCATTTGGTGGTCCTGCTGGGAAACGCCAAGCCGCGGTCAGCGCGAGCGTAAGCCAGGCCGCCTGGGCGACCTGCTCGCGGCCGCCGGGGTCGACAAAGTCTCGGCGCGCGGCCTGGTGGGGACGTGCCTTGGGCTGGGGATCTTTGTGGCACTGCTCTTTTACGCGCTTAGCCGCTCCTGGCCTATCGCCGGCTGCTTCGGGCTCTTCGGCGCGTGGCTGCCGATCACCATCCTCCGCTGGCGGGCCAGGAAACGGACGGCAATGCTGCGCCAGCTCTGGCCCGACGTCGTCGATCACCTGCGGTCTGCAATCCGGGCAGGCCTGCCCCTGCCTGAAGCCCTTATCCAGCTCGGGGACAAGGGGCCCGAGGAACTGCGGCCCCTCTTTCGCGAGTTCGGTGCCGACTACCGCGCCGGTGGCCAGTTCGATGGCTCTCTGAACAAGCTGAAACAGCGGCTGGCCGACCCCGTTGCCGACCGCATCATCGAAGCACTCCGGTTGACGCGCGAAGTGGGCGGCTCCGACCTCGGGAAGCTCTTGGGCACACTGGCTGAATTCCTGCGGGAAAACGCACGGACCCGCAGCGAGCTCGAGGCGAGGCAGTCCTGGACCATCAACGCCGCACGGCTCGCCGTCGCTGCGCCGTGGATCGTGATGATCCTCCTCGCGACAAGGCCCGAGGCAATCCAGGCATACAACACGCCCATGGGTGCCGCAGTACTGCTCGGGGGCTTGGTGGTCTCTTTGGTCTGCTACACGATCATGTTGAAGATCGGGGCGCTGCCGCAGGACGAAAGGGTGCTCCGATGA
- a CDS encoding ATPase, T2SS/T4P/T4SS family, whose amino-acid sequence MDALGIVEDEVRELIRRRGLDPLRQAGEVRRLVEAAVTDYDERALMGPLPPLGPLDAARRFLFDAVAGFGVLQPLLDDPSIEEIWLNAPNEIYVARNGESELTSLSLTEQQVRDLVERMLKSSGRRLDMSSPFVDAALPDGSRLHVVIPDVTRRHWAVNIRKFVVKASRLEHLVELGTLTPQAARFLGAAVSSGLNILVSGATQAGKTTMLNCLAASIGSRERVITVEEIFELQFPLRDVVGLQCRQPNLEGEGEIPLRRLVKEALRMRPDRLVVGEVREAESLDMLIALNSGLPGMCTVHANSAHDAVTKICTLPLLAGENISSAFVVPTVASCIDLVVHCSRHPDGRRQVTQILSLGRRVENGIIESSLVFGLENGALHPRANAMPSAEKFSRAGYDVAALLDPR is encoded by the coding sequence ATGGACGCGCTGGGAATTGTCGAGGACGAAGTCCGCGAGCTCATCCGCCGCCGCGGACTGGACCCGCTCAGGCAGGCAGGCGAGGTCCGGCGGCTGGTCGAAGCAGCCGTCACGGACTATGACGAACGGGCTTTGATGGGGCCACTGCCGCCCCTCGGCCCGCTTGATGCGGCCCGCCGGTTCCTCTTCGACGCCGTCGCCGGTTTCGGTGTACTCCAACCGCTCCTCGATGACCCGTCCATCGAGGAAATCTGGCTCAATGCACCCAACGAAATCTACGTGGCACGCAATGGCGAGTCTGAACTGACGTCGCTGAGCCTCACGGAACAGCAGGTGCGCGATCTCGTAGAGCGCATGCTCAAAAGCTCCGGCCGAAGACTGGATATGTCATCACCCTTCGTCGATGCCGCACTGCCGGACGGCTCAAGGCTGCACGTCGTGATTCCAGATGTCACCCGCCGTCACTGGGCAGTGAACATTCGCAAGTTTGTGGTGAAGGCCAGCCGCCTGGAACATCTGGTGGAGTTGGGCACGCTGACGCCGCAAGCAGCACGCTTTCTCGGCGCGGCGGTGTCCAGCGGCCTCAACATCCTCGTGTCCGGAGCAACCCAGGCAGGTAAAACCACCATGCTGAACTGCCTGGCCGCGAGCATCGGCAGCCGGGAACGTGTCATCACCGTCGAGGAAATTTTCGAACTGCAATTTCCCCTCCGGGACGTGGTGGGCCTGCAGTGCCGTCAACCGAATCTCGAAGGCGAGGGTGAAATTCCACTCCGGCGCCTGGTGAAGGAAGCGCTGAGGATGCGTCCGGACAGGCTGGTGGTGGGGGAGGTGCGCGAAGCCGAGAGCCTGGACATGCTCATTGCCCTGAACTCGGGCCTGCCGGGAATGTGTACTGTCCACGCGAACTCGGCACATGATGCAGTCACCAAGATATGCACGCTCCCGCTATTGGCGGGCGAAAACATTTCCAGTGCCTTCGTCGTTCCCACTGTCGCATCCTGCATCGATCTCGTCGTGCACTGCAGCAGGCATCCTGATGGACGGCGGCAAGTCACGCAGATCCTGTCGCTGGGCCGCCGCGTGGAGAACGGCATTATCGAATCATCCCTGGTCTTTGGCCTGGAGAACGGCGCCCTGCACCCCCGCGCCAACGCCATGCCTTCGGCGGAGAAATTCTCGAGGGCCGGGTACGACGTCGCCGCTCTGCTGGATCCGCGATGA
- a CDS encoding GH25 family lysozyme, protein MSTQSLSTEGTWNPTFGVLGLDVSKWQPSVDWQGEWNKGARFAYVKASEGTYYTNELFNSQYQGARNVGMIRGAYHFAHPSSTSGADQARFFVNNGGGWSADGYTLPPVLDIEYNPYDGNICYDMTPAQMTAWIADFGSTMRALTGRLPVIYSTTDWWATCTNNSAAFGDYPLWVAAYPMTPASSPGMLPASWSTYSIWQYSSTGPFAGDSNVWNGDFAALQRFAGSSAPTIQVPSQATQQIAAYAGSHPSLGSQTTAITCGLTSGGCYQGFQGGTVMWSSASGAFAVSAGPVTGAWQALGAERSPAGYPTSDLICGLKNNGCFQNFQGGSIMSSPATGAAFVPFGAIRDAWAAQGYENGPWGYPTSNATCGLRSGGCFQLFQAGSGLWSPSSGAHLVKSGPILDAWAKDGFENGLLGFPSTDATCTASDCTQLFTGGVIGWTSTAGAWPIYMGIGDTWKAARAKGEPIGFPLAKEVCGLRGGGCYQLFQGGSILFSPTSGAYSMTGRILNYWAQSGFENGQLGYPTGPASCGAVQSECWQSFEKGTVAYSAATPIQTVPAGPMAQAWKNLGASGGALGYPSSAQICGLKDGGCFQMFAKGALMYSPAAGAQPSLLGPIRDFWQKQGFENGALGYPASNVICGLVGAGCFQNYLGGTVMWSNASAAHAMSFGPVRDAWIASGFENGILGYPTSEQVCGLRNGGCFQNFVNGTVMYSPATGAQTMSSAPIRDKWATTGFEGGSLGYPTSGAICGLRNGGCFQNFEKGTIMWSAASGAQVMIPGPIQQSWAAQGFENGALAFPTNGQTCTADKLSCSQTFQGGTVSWTSTGGAKTRLN, encoded by the coding sequence TTGTCGACGCAGTCTTTGTCCACGGAAGGCACTTGGAACCCAACATTTGGCGTCCTTGGACTGGACGTCAGCAAGTGGCAGCCAAGCGTGGACTGGCAAGGCGAGTGGAACAAGGGCGCGCGGTTTGCCTACGTAAAGGCGTCCGAAGGCACCTACTACACGAACGAATTATTCAACTCCCAATACCAGGGTGCACGGAACGTGGGCATGATTCGCGGTGCCTACCACTTCGCCCACCCGTCATCGACATCTGGCGCTGACCAGGCGCGCTTCTTCGTCAACAACGGAGGGGGCTGGAGCGCGGACGGCTACACACTGCCCCCGGTCCTTGACATTGAATACAACCCTTACGACGGCAACATCTGCTATGACATGACGCCCGCCCAAATGACGGCATGGATTGCGGACTTCGGCTCCACCATGCGGGCGTTGACGGGCCGGCTGCCGGTGATCTACTCAACCACCGATTGGTGGGCAACCTGCACCAACAACTCCGCCGCATTCGGGGACTACCCGTTATGGGTCGCTGCCTATCCGATGACACCGGCGTCATCGCCCGGAATGCTGCCGGCAAGCTGGAGCACCTACAGCATCTGGCAGTACAGCAGCACCGGTCCCTTTGCCGGCGACTCAAATGTATGGAACGGCGACTTCGCAGCACTCCAGCGGTTCGCGGGAAGCAGCGCTCCCACTATCCAGGTCCCGTCGCAGGCCACTCAGCAAATTGCAGCGTATGCAGGGAGCCACCCCTCCCTCGGCAGCCAAACCACCGCTATCACCTGCGGTTTAACCAGTGGCGGTTGCTACCAAGGGTTCCAGGGCGGGACCGTCATGTGGTCCTCAGCCTCCGGGGCTTTCGCTGTTTCGGCCGGACCGGTCACCGGCGCGTGGCAGGCCCTAGGCGCTGAGCGCAGTCCGGCCGGCTATCCGACCAGTGACTTGATCTGCGGACTGAAGAACAACGGCTGTTTCCAGAACTTCCAGGGCGGCAGCATCATGTCTTCCCCTGCCACAGGTGCCGCTTTCGTTCCATTTGGCGCGATCCGGGATGCCTGGGCGGCGCAGGGCTACGAAAACGGGCCATGGGGCTACCCGACGAGCAATGCGACATGCGGGCTGCGGTCGGGCGGATGCTTCCAACTGTTCCAGGCAGGATCGGGGCTGTGGAGTCCTTCCAGCGGCGCCCACCTGGTCAAATCAGGACCGATTCTTGATGCCTGGGCAAAAGACGGGTTTGAGAACGGCCTCCTTGGCTTCCCCAGCACGGATGCGACCTGCACAGCTTCCGACTGCACCCAGCTGTTCACCGGCGGAGTTATTGGATGGACCTCCACAGCTGGAGCCTGGCCCATCTACATGGGCATCGGTGACACCTGGAAGGCAGCGCGCGCAAAGGGCGAACCGATCGGATTCCCCTTGGCCAAGGAAGTGTGCGGACTGCGTGGCGGCGGCTGCTACCAGCTGTTCCAGGGTGGAAGCATCCTGTTCTCCCCCACGTCCGGGGCGTACTCGATGACGGGCCGCATCCTTAACTACTGGGCGCAATCGGGCTTCGAAAACGGCCAGCTGGGCTACCCGACGGGTCCGGCCAGTTGCGGCGCCGTTCAGAGCGAATGCTGGCAGTCCTTTGAAAAGGGCACGGTCGCCTACTCCGCGGCCACACCGATCCAGACCGTCCCGGCCGGACCCATGGCCCAGGCGTGGAAGAACCTCGGCGCCTCAGGAGGGGCCCTCGGTTACCCCTCCTCAGCACAGATCTGCGGCCTCAAGGACGGCGGATGCTTCCAGATGTTCGCCAAGGGTGCCCTCATGTACTCCCCCGCAGCAGGCGCGCAGCCCAGCCTGCTCGGACCCATCCGTGACTTCTGGCAGAAGCAGGGGTTCGAAAACGGCGCCCTTGGCTACCCCGCCTCGAATGTTATTTGCGGGCTGGTCGGTGCCGGGTGCTTCCAGAACTACCTGGGCGGGACAGTGATGTGGTCCAATGCCAGCGCGGCGCACGCCATGTCGTTCGGCCCGGTCCGGGACGCCTGGATAGCTTCCGGTTTTGAGAACGGAATCCTTGGCTACCCAACGAGCGAACAGGTGTGCGGTCTGCGGAACGGCGGCTGCTTCCAGAACTTCGTCAACGGAACCGTGATGTACTCACCTGCCACCGGAGCCCAGACCATGTCATCGGCACCTATCCGCGACAAGTGGGCCACCACAGGCTTTGAGGGCGGATCGCTGGGGTACCCCACCAGCGGCGCTATCTGTGGCCTGCGGAACGGCGGCTGCTTCCAGAACTTCGAGAAGGGAACCATCATGTGGTCCGCCGCGAGCGGCGCCCAGGTGATGATACCGGGGCCCATCCAGCAGAGCTGGGCGGCGCAGGGCTTCGAAAACGGTGCGCTGGCATTCCCTACTAACGGCCAGACCTGTACCGCCGACAAGCTTTCCTGCAGCCAGACCTTCCAGGGAGGCACTGTCAGCTGGACCTCCACGGGCGGGGCGAAAACCCGCCTCAACTGA